The following proteins are co-located in the Doryrhamphus excisus isolate RoL2022-K1 chromosome 3, RoL_Dexc_1.0, whole genome shotgun sequence genome:
- the cth1 gene encoding cysteine three histidine 1, translating to MTEASSDDLFLPACHDEALVDNLLSSEEPDGGEDISLVKALLPVLDSPFPLIPWVCSTRYKTELCSRYASSGVCQYAERCQFAHGIHDLRVPSRHPKYKTELCRSFHTAGHCCYGSRCLFVHGPTEQRPAPRGRRNIPCRNYRTFGVCPYGTRCSFLHVDDNEASRSTSESMDGGDKTRVQQPGREWKPRGALCRTFSSFGFCLYGTRCHFQHGLPNKVRSSKHSFASQLSPGSDGLSSPTSPFAFSSSSTPSSPSSTSPLATPPAEVTAHNAFTFSSQHLSNLLLPLALHLQQLEGSKAHDLWDKCD from the exons ATGACAGAG GCTAGCAGTGATGACTTGTTTCTGCCTGCCTGCCATGACGAGGCGCTGGTTGACAACCTGCTCTCCAGCGAGGAACCAGATGGAGGTGAAGATATTTCCCTGGTCAAAGCACTCCTCCCTGTCCTGGACTCTCCCTTCCCCCTCATCCCGTGGGTGTGCTCCACCCGTTACAAGACGGAACTGTGCAGCCGCTATGCCTCCTCTGGTGTCTGCCAGTATGCCGAGCGCTGCCAGTTCGCCCACGGCATCCATGACCTCCGCGTTCCCTCCCGCCACCCCAAGTACAAAACGGAGCTCTGCCGCAGTTTCCACACAGCCGGCCACTGCTGCTATGGAAGCCGCTGCCTCTTCGTCCACGGCCCCACTGAGCAACGCCCTGCCCCGCGTGGCCGCAGGAACATACCCTGCCGCAACTACCGCACTTTTGGCGTCTGCCCCTATGGCACACGCTGCAGCTTCCTGCATGTGGATGACAATGAGGCCAGCAGGAGCACGTCTGAGTCAATGGACGGCGGTGACAAGACTAGAGTGCAACAACCGGGCAGGGAATGGAAGCCCAGAGGCGCCCTGTGCCGCACCTTCAGTTCATTCGGCTTCTGCCTGTACGGAACACGCTGCCACTTCCAACACGGCCTCCCCAACAAAGTGAGAAGCTCAAAGCACAGCTTCGCCTCTCAGCTGTCACCAGGCAGCGACGGCCTGTCATCCCCCACGTCCCCATTCGCCTTTTCCAGCTCCTCCACGCCATCGTCTCCGTCCTCGACCTCCCCGTTGGCGACGCCACCGGCAGAGGTCACGGCCCACAACGCGTTCACTTTCTCCAGCCAGCACCTGAGCAACCTGCTGCTACCGCTGGCTCTTCACCTGCAGCAGCTGGAGGGCAGCAAGGCCCACGACCTGTGGGACAAGTGTGACTGA
- the taf6l gene encoding TAF6-like RNA polymerase II p300/CBP-associated factor-associated factor 65 kDa subunit 6L, with product MAEREERRFAEVSRDSVKLMAESAGVELGDDVAALLAEDVCYRLREATQSSSQFMRHAKRRKLTVEDFNRALRWSNVEAVCGYGSQDVLPFRSVKEGELFFTEERDINLVELALATNIPKGCAETMVRVSVSYLDGKGNVEAQGTVPSAVQSLSDDLLKYYQQITRAILGEDPHLMKVALLDLQSNSKMAALLPYFVYVISGVKSVSHDLEQLNRLLHMVKSLVQNPYLYLGSYVRSLVSSVMYCILEPLAASINPLNDHWTLRDYAALLLSHIFWTHGDLVSGLYHQILLSLQKVLSDPVRPLCSHYGAVVGLHALGWKAVERVLFPHLPAYWANLQAVLDDYSVSNAQVKADGHKVYGAILVAVERLLKMKALSLSQLADGGSSALLGSAAGVLGYRVSSPGLSPPPEPLSEAALGIASHLQAGGAGCPWEDWTPVPLPAMYCELYSFFGDSLAVRFSTGHGFGGRAARLGVARKDPAGASSNPDATRKMPQLTANLNISPRHDGSPRTEPPPPSLALTGSGRSLARSSSSMQRSRSSASRAGQRQPGPSRDVFPKARFMSPQSGPLTFSFLIGGRQMGRSCRGRRPFQTTFAPTPALTAVPPRTYAHKLPVIGRVGKPVRCWARSHYSLHLPL from the exons ATGGCGGAGCGAGAAGAGCGACGCTTTGCGGAAGTTTCTCGGGATTCCGTAAAACTGATGGCGGAGAGTGCTGGAGTGGAGCTGGGCGACGACGTGGCCGCCCTGCTGGCTGAGGACGTTTGTTACCGATTGAGAGAGGCCACGCAG agCAGCTCTCAGTTCATGAGACATGCCAAGAGAAGGAAGCTGACAGTGGAGGACTTTAACAGAGCTCTCCGCTGGAGCAACGtggag GCTGTCTGCGGTTACGGCTCCCAAGATGTCCTGCCGTTCCGCTCGGTGAAAGAAGGCGAGCTGTTTTTCACTGAGGAACGCGACATCAACCTGGTGGAGTTGGCCCTGGCCACCAACATTCCCAAAGGCTGTGCTGAGACCATGGTGCGAG TGAGTGTATCGTACCTTGATGGGAAAGGCAACGTGGAAGCTCAGGGAACAG TTCCCTCAGCGGTCCAGTCTTTGTCGGATGACTTGTTGAAGTACTACCAGCAGATCACGCGAGCCATCCTGGGAGAGGACCCCCATCTCATGAAG GTAGCTCTGCTTGACCTCCAGTCCAACTCCAAAATGGCCGCCTTGCTTCCGTATTTTGTGTATGTCATCAGTGGG GTGAAATCTGTGAGCCATGACCTGGAACAGCTCAACAGGCTCCTGCACATGGTGAAGAGCCTGGTCCAGAACCCCTACCTGTACCTGGGCTCCTACGTACGCAGTCTGGTGTCCAGTGTCATGTACtgcatcctggagcctctgGCGGCCTCCATCAACCCTCTCAATGACCACTGGACGCTCAGGGACTACGCAGCGCTGCTCCTCAGCCACATCTTTTG GACTCACGGTGATCTGGTGAGTGGACTCTACCACCAGATTCTACTGTCTCTACAGAAGGTTCTGTCTGATCCCGTGAGGCCGCTCTGCTCCCACTATGGTGCTGTGGTGGGCCTCCATGCTCTGGGATGGAAG GCTGTTGAAAGGGTTCTATTCCCGCATCTTCCTGCCTATTGGGCCAACCTGCAGGCCGTACTAGATGACTACTCTGTGTCCAATGCCCAGGTCAAAGCAGATGGACACAAGGTCTATGGAGCCATCTTG GTGGCAGTGGAGCGCTTGCTAAAGATGAAGGCGTTGTCTCTGTCCCAGCTGGCAGACGGAGGCTCCAGTGCTCTGCTGGGCTCGGCAGCAGGTGTTCTGGGTTACAGGGTGAGCTCCCCAGGTCTTAGCCCGCCTCCAGAACCTCTCTCCGAGGCAGCCTTGGGAATTGCCAGCCACCTCCAGGCTGGCGGTGCTGGCTGCCCTTGGGAAGACTGGACCCCTGTACCGCTCCCTGCTATGTATTGTGAACTCTACTCCTTCTTTGGAGACAGCCTGGCCGTCAGGTTCAGTACCGGGCATGGTTTTGGCGGCCGGGCGGCCCGGCTCGGTGTCGCCAGGAAGGATCCCGCTGGAGCTTCCTCTAACCCTGACGCTACCCGGAAGATGCCCCAGCTCACAGCCAATCTGAACATCAGCCCCAGGCATGATGGGAGTCCTCGGACAGAGCCGCCACCTCCCAGCCTGGCTCTGACTGGATCCGGAAG GTCTTTGGCTCGCTCTTCCTCATCCATGCAGCGCTCCCGCTCCTCCGCTTCCCGTGCAGGCCAGCGCCAGCCGGGTCCATCCCGGGATGTTTTCCCTAAAGCTCGCTTCATGTCTCCTCAATCGGGGCCTTTGACTTTCTCTTTCCTCATCGGCGGCAGACAAATGGGACGCAGTTGCCGAGGCAGACGCCCTTTTCAAACCACATTTGCTCCGACTCCAGCTCTCACCGCAGTGCCGCCACGCACGTACGCCCACAAGCTGCCCGTCATCGGCAGGGTGGGTAAACCTGTTCGCTGCTGGGCTCGCTCCCACTATTCCCTTCACCTCCCTCTTTAG
- the mta2 gene encoding metastasis-associated protein MTA2 isoform X2, whose product MAANMYRVGDYVYFENSSSNPYLIRRIEELNKTANGNVEAKVVCLFRRRDISGNLNTLADSNAREFEEESKQPTLSEQQKHQLKHRELFLSRQFESLPATHIRGKCNVTLLNETDVLSGYLEKEDCFFYSLVFDPVQKTLLADQGEIRVGSKYQAEVPDKLAEGEPDNRVQEKLETKVWDPDNQLKDPQIDQFLVVARAVGTFARALDCSSSIRQPSLHMSAAAASRDITLFHAMDTLQKNNYDLAKAMSTLVPQGGPVLCRDEMEEWSASEAMLFEEALEKYGKDFNDIRQDFLPWKSLASVVQFYYMWKTTDRYIQQKRLKAAEADSKLKQVYIPTYTKPNPNQIMVPGSKPGMNGAAGFQKGLNCESCHTAQSPQWYAWGPPNMQCRLCASCWIYWKKYGGLKTPTQLEGATRTGSSGPRGHMTRQEVQGLSPFTRNEGRAKLLAKNRQTFILQTTKLTRVARRVCEDILQPRRAARRPYASINANAVKAECMIRLPKATKTPAKNKVVPRQSLANIVKDLAISAPLKLKASRGPPTPINRNQASQPRVGQGLLGKRGFDSATGMPYSANGRSYTSGMRTTSQSVIKRQKVSQGEAPNPVVFVATKDTRALRKHLTQSEMRRAARKPHLPVRIKLPPPPRPPAIPLLPSSTSEPIVLED is encoded by the exons ATGGCGGCCAACATGTATCGAGTGGGAG ATTACGTTTACTTTGAGAACTCCTCCAGCAACCCGTACCTCATCCGCAGAATAGAAGAGCTCAACAAG ACGGCTAATGGGAACGTGGAGGCCAAGGTGGTGTGTCTCTTCAGGCGACGAGACATCTCAGGCAACCTCAACACGCTGGCTGACAGCAACGCAC GAGAGTTTGAGGAGGAGTCCAAGCAGCCAACACTGTCTGAACAACAGAAGCACCAACTCAAACACAGAGAGCTCTTCCTCTCTCGACAGTTTGAATCCCTACCCGCCACTCACATAAG GGGCAAATGTAATGTCACCCTCCTCAATGAAACAGACGTTCTGTCAGGCTACTTAGAGAAAGAG GACTGTTTCTTCTATTCACTGGTGTTCGACCCAGTCCAAAAGACCCTGCTGGCGGACCAGGGAGAGATCCGGGTGGGCTCCAAGTACCAAGCAGAGGTCCCCGACAAACTCGCAGAGG GTGAACCAGACAACCGGGTCCAGGAGAAGCTGGAGACAAAGGTGTGGGACCCCGACAACCAACTCAAAGACCCTCAAATTGACCAGTTCCTTGTGGTGGCAAG AGCTGTTGGGACATTTGCTCGAGCACTGGACTGCAGCAGCTCCATCCGCCAGCCCAGCCTTCACATGAGTGCAGCTGCCGCCTCCAGAGACATCACACTG TTCCATGCCATGGACACGTTGCAGAAAAACAATTATGACCTGGCCAAAGCTATGTCTACCCTGGTGCCCCAGGGCGGCCCTGTGCTGTGTCGTGATGAGATGGAGGAGTGGAGTGCCTCTGAGGCCATGTTGTTTGAGGAAGCTCTGGAGAAATATGGCAAAGACTTCAACGACATCCGTCAGGACTTT CTGCCTTGGAAGTCCTTAGCTAGCGTAGTGCAGTTCTACTACATGTGGAAGACTACAGACCGCTACATCCAGCAG AAACGACTAAAGGCAGCGGAGGCAGATAGTAAGCTGAAGCAGGTTTACATCCCCACCTA CACCAAACCCAACCCCAATCAGATCATGGTGCCAGGCAGCAAGCCTGGGATGAACGGTGCTGCAGGCTTCCAGAAAGGTCTCAACTGCGAGAGCTGTCACA CGGCACAGTCACCTCAGTGGTACGCTTGGGGCCCCCCCAACATGCAGTGCAGGCTCTGCGCTTCCTGTTGGATCTACTGGAAGAAGTATGGAGGCTTGAAGACTCCCACGCAGCTAGAGGGCGCTACAAGAACTGGCTCT TCGGGGCCCCGTGGACACATGACCCGCCAGGAGGTCCAGGGCTTATCGCCGTTCACTCGAAATGAGGGGCGAGCCAAGCTGCTGGCCAAGAACCGCCAGACTTTCATCCTGCAGACCACCAAGCTCACCCGTGTAGCTCGTCGGGTCTGCGAGGATATCCTGCAGCCTCGCCGAGCCGCACGACGGCCATACGCATCCATTAACGCCAACGCCGTCAAAGCTGAGT GTATGATCCGCTTGCCCAAGGCGACAAAAACTCCTGCGAAGAACAAAGTGGTGCCTCGACAGTCGCTGGCCAACATTGTGAAGGATTTAG CCATCTCTGCTCCTCTCAAGCTGAAGGCATCTAGAGGACCCCCAACACCCATCAACAGGAACCAGGCCAGCCAGCCACGAGTGGGCCAAGGCCTGTTGGGAAAGAGAGGCTTTGACAGT GCCACAGGAATGCCCTACTCAGCCAATGGGAGGTCTTACACATCCGGCATGAGGACCACCTCCCAGTCTGTCATTAAACGTCAGAAGGTCAGCCAGGGAGAAGCCCCCAACCCTGTTGTGTTTGTGGCCACCAAGGACACCAG GGCTTTGAGGAAACATCTGACTCAATCAGAGATGCGACGAGCAGCGAGGAAGCCTCATCTTCCCGTCCGGATCAAGCTGCCTCCGCCCCCTCGCCCCCCGGCCATACCCCTGCTCCCCTCTAGCACCAGCGAGCCCATCGTCCTGGAGgactga
- the mta2 gene encoding metastasis-associated protein MTA2 isoform X1: protein MAANMYRVGDYVYFENSSSNPYLIRRIEELNKTANGNVEAKVVCLFRRRDISGNLNTLADSNAREFEEESKQPTLSEQQKHQLKHRELFLSRQFESLPATHIRGKCNVTLLNETDVLSGYLEKEDCFFYSLVFDPVQKTLLADQGEIRVGSKYQAEVPDKLAEGEPDNRVQEKLETKVWDPDNQLKDPQIDQFLVVARAVGTFARALDCSSSIRQPSLHMSAAAASRDITLFHAMDTLQKNNYDLAKAMSTLVPQGGPVLCRDEMEEWSASEAMLFEEALEKYGKDFNDIRQDFLPWKSLASVVQFYYMWKTTDRYIQQKRLKAAEADSKLKQVYIPTYTKPNPNQIMVPGSKPGMNGAAGFQKGLNCESCHTAQSPQWYAWGPPNMQCRLCASCWIYWKKYGGLKTPTQLEGATRTGSESGPRGHMTRQEVQGLSPFTRNEGRAKLLAKNRQTFILQTTKLTRVARRVCEDILQPRRAARRPYASINANAVKAECMIRLPKATKTPAKNKVVPRQSLANIVKDLAISAPLKLKASRGPPTPINRNQASQPRVGQGLLGKRGFDSATGMPYSANGRSYTSGMRTTSQSVIKRQKVSQGEAPNPVVFVATKDTRALRKHLTQSEMRRAARKPHLPVRIKLPPPPRPPAIPLLPSSTSEPIVLED, encoded by the exons ATGGCGGCCAACATGTATCGAGTGGGAG ATTACGTTTACTTTGAGAACTCCTCCAGCAACCCGTACCTCATCCGCAGAATAGAAGAGCTCAACAAG ACGGCTAATGGGAACGTGGAGGCCAAGGTGGTGTGTCTCTTCAGGCGACGAGACATCTCAGGCAACCTCAACACGCTGGCTGACAGCAACGCAC GAGAGTTTGAGGAGGAGTCCAAGCAGCCAACACTGTCTGAACAACAGAAGCACCAACTCAAACACAGAGAGCTCTTCCTCTCTCGACAGTTTGAATCCCTACCCGCCACTCACATAAG GGGCAAATGTAATGTCACCCTCCTCAATGAAACAGACGTTCTGTCAGGCTACTTAGAGAAAGAG GACTGTTTCTTCTATTCACTGGTGTTCGACCCAGTCCAAAAGACCCTGCTGGCGGACCAGGGAGAGATCCGGGTGGGCTCCAAGTACCAAGCAGAGGTCCCCGACAAACTCGCAGAGG GTGAACCAGACAACCGGGTCCAGGAGAAGCTGGAGACAAAGGTGTGGGACCCCGACAACCAACTCAAAGACCCTCAAATTGACCAGTTCCTTGTGGTGGCAAG AGCTGTTGGGACATTTGCTCGAGCACTGGACTGCAGCAGCTCCATCCGCCAGCCCAGCCTTCACATGAGTGCAGCTGCCGCCTCCAGAGACATCACACTG TTCCATGCCATGGACACGTTGCAGAAAAACAATTATGACCTGGCCAAAGCTATGTCTACCCTGGTGCCCCAGGGCGGCCCTGTGCTGTGTCGTGATGAGATGGAGGAGTGGAGTGCCTCTGAGGCCATGTTGTTTGAGGAAGCTCTGGAGAAATATGGCAAAGACTTCAACGACATCCGTCAGGACTTT CTGCCTTGGAAGTCCTTAGCTAGCGTAGTGCAGTTCTACTACATGTGGAAGACTACAGACCGCTACATCCAGCAG AAACGACTAAAGGCAGCGGAGGCAGATAGTAAGCTGAAGCAGGTTTACATCCCCACCTA CACCAAACCCAACCCCAATCAGATCATGGTGCCAGGCAGCAAGCCTGGGATGAACGGTGCTGCAGGCTTCCAGAAAGGTCTCAACTGCGAGAGCTGTCACA CGGCACAGTCACCTCAGTGGTACGCTTGGGGCCCCCCCAACATGCAGTGCAGGCTCTGCGCTTCCTGTTGGATCTACTGGAAGAAGTATGGAGGCTTGAAGACTCCCACGCAGCTAGAGGGCGCTACAAGAACTGGCTCT GAGTCGGGGCCCCGTGGACACATGACCCGCCAGGAGGTCCAGGGCTTATCGCCGTTCACTCGAAATGAGGGGCGAGCCAAGCTGCTGGCCAAGAACCGCCAGACTTTCATCCTGCAGACCACCAAGCTCACCCGTGTAGCTCGTCGGGTCTGCGAGGATATCCTGCAGCCTCGCCGAGCCGCACGACGGCCATACGCATCCATTAACGCCAACGCCGTCAAAGCTGAGT GTATGATCCGCTTGCCCAAGGCGACAAAAACTCCTGCGAAGAACAAAGTGGTGCCTCGACAGTCGCTGGCCAACATTGTGAAGGATTTAG CCATCTCTGCTCCTCTCAAGCTGAAGGCATCTAGAGGACCCCCAACACCCATCAACAGGAACCAGGCCAGCCAGCCACGAGTGGGCCAAGGCCTGTTGGGAAAGAGAGGCTTTGACAGT GCCACAGGAATGCCCTACTCAGCCAATGGGAGGTCTTACACATCCGGCATGAGGACCACCTCCCAGTCTGTCATTAAACGTCAGAAGGTCAGCCAGGGAGAAGCCCCCAACCCTGTTGTGTTTGTGGCCACCAAGGACACCAG GGCTTTGAGGAAACATCTGACTCAATCAGAGATGCGACGAGCAGCGAGGAAGCCTCATCTTCCCGTCCGGATCAAGCTGCCTCCGCCCCCTCGCCCCCCGGCCATACCCCTGCTCCCCTCTAGCACCAGCGAGCCCATCGTCCTGGAGgactga